The following DNA comes from Taeniopygia guttata chromosome 20, bTaeGut7.mat, whole genome shotgun sequence.
GTGTGCAATCAGTTCACAACTGTGCTGTGTAATTAGGAAAAGTTGCTAAGTAAATAATTACATAGTCCTTAACTTGGCATCCTCTTGGGACAGTTACAACATCTTTGGGCTTGTAAGTGCTGGAACACCGTGGAATACAAGACCATGAGTTGCTGCAACCGCTGCCTTAACGCTTTCTCTTCTGTTACCACAAGTTGTTTTCAGATGTTTTGGTCTTCGCAGAAACCGTAAAGCAAAAccttctggttttgctttgaGAAAATGTGGATTTATGGCCCTTAATCATGCAGCAAGAACCCTGAAAACTTGCCTAAGTAGCCTAAAAACTTagtttaaaacaacaaaaaaaatttaacttgaGCCAATTTCaaaatctgactttttttttaaagaaggctTTAGTGGGCTGGTTCTGCCAAGTGGCACTTCTGACTCATGTTGGAGTCCCTTACCAAAGAGCTCACTCCTTCCTGTGGCTGAATAAAAGTGAAGCCCTGTGTAATTAACTTTCTAACTTGGTCCTTCTCACCTGTGCCTGCAGGTGTTCTGTGTTTATGTGCCGTCCATACACAGAGCTTCTCTTGCAGTTACATATTGTGTGCTTCCTCTGTGCCTTTCCTTCCTAGAAATGCCAGTGTGGAGGTTGAAAGTTGAAAAACTGAGTCCGAACCCACCACTGTCTGTGGCAGCTTTGCTCCAGAGTTTGGTGGTGTTTTGGGAACTCCCCTGGAAGGGCTGATAacaccccacagctcctgcagcttctCAGTGTAGTGGTCAGTAAGGGAGGGGCATCTCTCCGTGGTCTTGCTGGGACAGTGTCTTTAGGAGTGGGATGGGTGTGCTGGAAGAAGAGAGGGCTTGGATCAGCCTGGCCTTTCAGTCCTTGTCCCCTGCCATCTATTTGATGACACTATTGCACACGAGGTGTCCTGTCACACTCCGTGTGTCTGAAACTCTCTACCATCTTCTCCACACACAGACTGAATCATGCTGCTGGCTATTAAACAGAAGGAAATTTGGGAAGTTCGTTGTTTGGGAGAGAAGGATAAATTACTACTACTGAACTTCTTTGAGTGCCCTAAAGCAGCTCTGGAAGGTCActttgggaagcagcagaggggcagagtgAGCTGTTTGCTGTGCTCTAACTCCCTGTTCTACCTCTGCCCAGTTAAACACGGTGTGAGCGACCTGGTCCTGGGCACACGTCCCCGCATCCCGCGGAGCTCCGGCGGAGCGGGACAGCGGCTGCCGGCCCGGGGGAGCGGCGGCCCCTTCCCAGGCTCTATTTTAAGCAGACATTTACTTTCCCAGCCTCTTCTCCGCCTGGATCCCTGCCCGGGGCGGGGGACGGCGGAGGGGGGGGGTGGGATGTGTCTCTCCCCTCCTTCATAAAAGGGCCCCGAGGCGGGGGCCGGGCTCCAGGGGGGGTTATttttgggagcagctcctgggatcCGATGGCCTTGTTAGGGCAGCGCTGACCTTTCTCCCGGCGGGGGAGGAGAGCGGGACggggcgggcggcagcggccgggCGGGGGAGAGCGGCCGGCCCGGGACCCCCATCCCTTCTCCGCCGCGGGGATCGGGACCCCCATCCCTCCTCCGCCGCGGGGATCGGGACCCCCATCCCTTCTCCGCCGCGGGGATCGGGACCCCCATCCCTTCTCCGCCGCGGGGATCGGgaccccatccctccctcctcctcgGGGCGGCTCCCCGGGCGGCCCATGCCCGTGCCCGCGGGGCAGGTACCGGAGTGGCTGCCCCTACGGGGGGGCTGGAGCTCGGCCCgcccttctcccctccctctcGTCCAATTTCTCTCTCCTGCCGTGCCCCAGCCCCTCGGCCGGGCCAGGCGAGGCAGGAGCGGCCGCTGTCGGCGCCCAGCCCGATCCCTCCGGGGATGCGGGAGCCCCGGCGCGCTGCCCCTGGGAACGCTGCCCGGCTGAGGGGCACCGGAGGGCACCATGAGCGGCGGCAGGTTTGATTTCGATGATGGAGGCGCCTATTgcgggggctgggaggggggcAAAGCCCACGGGCACGGCATCTGCACCGGCCCCAAGGGCCAGGGCGAGTACTCGGGCTCCTGGAACTACGGCTTCGAGGTGGTGGGCATATACACGTGGCCCAGTGGCAACACCTACGAAGGCTACTGGTCCCAAGGCAAGAGGCACGGGCTGGGAATCGAGACCAAAGGACGGTGGGTTTACAGAGGCGAGTGGACCCATGGCTTTAAGGGACGGTACGGCGCGAGGCAGAGCATGAGCAGCGGAGCCAAGTACGAGGGTACATGGAACAATGGCCTGCAGGATGGCTACGGCACCGAGACCTACGCTGACGGAGGTAAGGGTGCCTCCAGACAGAATGGGAGGGGGATGAACAGTGTCACACCCAGCCTGTGCCAACAGAGGTTGCATGTTGTCTCTGCTGAAGGGCTGACCTGGTCCTGTTCCCACTAGACAGGCACAGTGTTCTACAATGAGCTGTTGGGGTGCTTCAGTCAAGAAGGGGATCTTGGCCTCAGCCATCTCATCCATGTGCATGCCCTGATTttcccagctgggcacagaaTGTGCAGCTCACTGTCTGCAGACGTGAGGGAGGATTGCCCCAAGCTGCACTTAAGTGTCTCTTTTGGCAGTTAATGCCAACCAACTTGATTTTGTGTAGTCTTTGACTCCTGGTTCCACAGGGACTGATTACTGCAGCTTCTGGCTGAACCAACCCAGAAATTCCCAGCTGGTGCACCACAGCAGTGAGCTGTGTGCTCGCTCACCAGGCAGCGAGTTGTGAATGTTCTTGTGTCGGATATAAGCCACCTACAGCATCCCAGCACGCTTTCCCTATGCATCAAACACTGCCTGCATGCCTCTGATGAGCTGCCCGCACATCTGCTTTGCCAAAGACTTTTGATTGAGGCTGTCTAAGCTGTTTAGAATATGTAGCCACACATATTCCCTAAAATAAATCCCTCTGGTTATGTGGAAGGTTTCAACCTCCACCACTATACAACTGCACCACGTAGTCAGATATTTGTTGTGCTGTGTAAATGCTTGGTCTAATTGTGTTCTTGCATTAGTGGCAGTTCTGGGGTTAGAAACATGGCAAGAATTTCTGTGCAAGTAATTTAGTAGCTCTTCAGCATTGTAATGTTCCAGGCTGCCACATTTAGGATAGCCAAATAGAGAGGGTGATTTGAAAGAAATACCCTTCAAAATATGGATGAAAATTGTATCTATATTTGTCTAGGACAGGCACTGGAGTTAGTttataaagcaaaattaatataaatCCTCAGAATGAAAAGCATCACATTTATAGACATTAGAAAAATTGACTAATTTAAGACTGGCTTTCAGAGCTatgtttttcataaatatttctcAGTGAGTTGTCTGGATTTGTGGCTAACTTTGAGAACACAGTCTTGAAGTTGGCCCATTTTCCTTGTGCCCTTAGATGTTGTAGGTACAGACACAAACTGACACATCCCTCCAGCTCCTTAAATTTTTGCCCCTTCTGCCCTGTGGCCATGGAATGGTTTAATGGGTGCAGGTTGTGGCCTTCATGTGAGGCCATAAGGGGAGTAGGTGACATGGAAGATGTGCTCTGATGAGTAAAGAGCAGCAATCAGGTAactgtcagcagcagctgccattgGGAATTTCATTCTGGAGATGTCAAGGTCTCCTTTGAATTTGTACGGTTGCTTCCTAAAATGCAAATCCTTCTAAGGGTGAAGGGCTACTGGAATTCCAGTTAATGTTCTGGGGGAGAATTTTGAGTAGCAAGACTTGACATAGGGGTTTGATTAGATATGGGACAGAAGAACGGGAGAGATGAGGCAGTGCTCTCTCCTGCAGGGATATGGAACATCCTGCTCTGTCAGCACAGTGCTCCACAGGGTGTTTGTCCCTCACCCAAGAACGTGCCAGCTGCTTGGTCCCTGGTGCCACTGGAGGCTGGCAGTGTAGCCCTGATCCATGAAGAGGTGCCCTGCCAAAACACTGAGCTCATGAGGGTTGTGCTGGGGTGCCCAGTGGCTGCTCCATGTGCTGGGTCATCACACCCTGGCTGATCTGAGCTGCTCATTCAACACATGAGCTTCTCTGATGGCACAGCAACGTGGATAAAACTGCAGCCAAAGCCAGGGATCACCATCCAGCATCACATCTGAAGGACGGAGGTGGAATGGTCTCACTGACCTGCAAGACCTTTTCCTGTTTGTTCTCCTCACCTGCACACAGCAACCACCTGCAAGATCCAGATGTGGCCAGACTGCTAATGGGACCTGTTCATGTTTGAATTTGAGGTTGCCAAGATAGACATCTGGAAAGGCTTTGGATATCTGCTGTCCCTTGAGTAGGGGACACGATTCCCAAGCCCCTTGGAAGCCAGCCACACGAGGAAAAGGGCTCTGGGAATGTGCAGCCCTTGCCAGGTCATTAGAAACTTTAGGTCATGGTTGGACTGTTTGCAGATTTCAGGGAAATGTAGCTGATTCTGATGTTTTAAAATAGACTTTAactttttatatatacatatatatatagacatACATAAAAATTTACATTCCAAAATACACTTAAAATATACATAATAGAGTTGTCTGTGTTTGAATCTTGTGTCTGTCCAAGATTCAAAAAAAGCCTAAATCTAAAGTGAAGCTTTTTGAAATCCCATATAGATTTTTAGTGCCTAATAAGAACCAGGGTTATGGTACAGTTTAGCCCAGGCACTGTGTGGGTTATTTGCTTTTCTCCCCACTACCAAAAGCCTATTTTTGTGAAAGCTGTGGGAGACTGATGGCTTTAAGGGGATTGAAATCAGCCAAGGGGTTCAGAGCTCCTGGTGTGGCTGTGCAGATACAGTGACATTCTGATATATCTCTCTGTGTATCCAAGCTGGATATactctgtgtgctgctgtcaccaggggagagctcagagccctttaGAGGGGCAGAATGCTCTGGCTGAAGCATACAGTGAGTGGGGTTGTGGAAGGCATAGCATGAAGGAACTCATTGTTCTGCAACATAAGCTATGAGTAAACATGTAGTTATTTGGCTTTGCCTAGTGAGTTTTGTCCATGCTGTAAGGAAGGCCTCATTTTTTGGATACTTCTGCGCATTTGACTGTGAGTCAAAACTCTGAGTCAAGTCTTACTGCAGAAAAAATGCTCACTGAATCATGCTGCATACCCATGGTCCAGCCCAAAGCCTGGCTTTGTTGTACAAATAACTGCTTATATgtgtggaggggaaaaaaacatcactTACAATCAGTGCAGCCTAAAACAAACTTATTTTTGATACTGCAATTTGTTCTCAACGGTGCTAAGGAAACAGTGGTGTCAATTAACCACGAGGAAACAATTAGACCCGTCAGTGATCACAAGACCacagaagaggggaaaagaaatgcagaagtgCTTTACTGGGGAGAGGAAATGGATGAAAGGGAGCAGTACAACTCTTTCCTGTGGCAGGGCAAGTGCAGTGGAAAGGGGCCTGGACCAGGACAGAAGGAGCATCCATGGGATTGTGGCtgagaaaggaggaaagaagcCTGGGAGAGCCACGATGGTGCTGGCTTTCATCTGCTGTCTCTGTAGCAAAGCTGAGTGTGACCCATGAATTAATATAGTGAATTTTTTACCCCTCTCTTTTCCAGAAGAACCCACCAGACAGTACTGCTGGCACCAAAAGGCAGCACTCTGTTTTTGCTGGCCTGTCCTGCACATGGTGCTGTGCATCATTTAAATGTCCCTGGCCATTCACACTGAGTTCTACCCTGCCTGTCATCGCAGTATCTGGATGACAGCAGGGGACTGTAGGGCAGGGAAGCGATTTGAGCTGTTTGCATTATTCACGTGGTTGTTTGTATTATTTACATTCATCACTAATTATATGGGAGCCTTGAGACAGGCTGGGAAGGGGAAGTGTGTCACTGCTGGTGATGGCATcttgctgctgggctggagggcactgggagctgaAGCTTTTGCACTGGATGCTGCTGGGGTGAAGCAGAGGGTGCTGACACCCCTTTGGAGTGCTTGGAGGTGAAGGCTGCAGGGATGTAATTTCCACTGATCCCACAATTTAATCCTTCCCATCCTATGAAGTTACCCAGGCAGCATCACCTGCTTTTGGCTGGGGCTGCGCAGAGGTGATGAATCATATTCCTGGGGGTTGCAGAGAAGCAGTTTTCATCATTAGGATGAGTAAAAATGCAGCCAATAAAGGATTACTTGGCCCCTGTTCCCTACTAATCACACCCTGATGAGATGAGGTGTCTCAGTCCCGCTGCCCTGATAAATCACCAGCGCTGATGAGGGAGGCAGGGAAGTAGGCTCCCTATCCTAAAGAGAGATTTATTTGTTCCACATCCATTgcttttaaatgattttttacAGCACCTCAGCAGTGCATGAGCCCATGGCAGCCTGGCTGACAGCTCTGCGTGCTGCCCGTGCCCCCTTGCCCAGGCTGGGTCAGAACCGGGGTGTGGGGGTGGCTGGGGGATGTGCAGTCCTGCTGCAGGGGGATTTTGCAGAGCCCCATTTTCTGTGGAGTGCCTGCACTGGGCCGTGCTGGTGAGGCAGGGCTTGGCTCTGCTCAAGCCTTGCGTGCCCTGACGCACGGCCCAGCCGCCTCCAGCCgctccctgcagcctctggcTCCTCTCCAGGGCTGCTTTATGGCCCTGCCCTGGCACGGAGCCTCGGCTGGGCAGGGaatggcagcaggacagggacatggcAGTGCCTTCTCGCCCCAGCCTTGGCtgggcagctgtggcagcactgTGTCGGTGCCCTGCGTTCATCCAGGCGGGGTTGGCAGCTCTGGTCACAGGACAACGTTGGTGCTGTAGGGGCTGAAAtcagggagcagagagcagcctgcagagctgaaCGCTGCACTGAGGGTGGCattccatccctgctgcccgGGGACCCGCTGTGCCATGGGGCTTTCCCACCCCGCTGGCTCTGGTGCAGTtgagggggacagagggggatTTGCTggagtgcagcagctgctctgaccTGACCCCTGAGGAGTGACTGAACCCCCTTAACCTGCAAGATTTTCCAGAGttccttttccagggaattAACATGGCGGCATTACCAGCTGCAGCCTGATACGTGTGAAGTTGTTCCCATCTAGGAGAAGGTCTCCAATGTCACCCTGATCATGTGTCAGCCCTGCTCGCTGGCTGGGCGGGTGGGATGGAGCACTGACCTCACCAGGGAGGGACATGGGGGCACTGTGGGGGTCTCTATAACTCCAGTTTGCACTAGGAAGACTCATCATCGTTTCATGGAGAGGGATTCAGGAGCATGGTGAGCAACATTCCCAGATGCCTGGGATCTCCAGTGATGGTCCTTGACTCCTGACTCGTGCCCAAACCCATGcttatttttacttatttttcccCAGAAGAGCTTTAAACTCAtccaagaaaatggaaaatgacCCCTTGCTCTGACAGATGGCTCCCCATGGCTGGCTGAAATCTGCAGATTCCACATACAACCTGAACCCCTACATTTCTGTAGGGGAGACCAACTGTTTACAGGGACCCCATAATCCCCTGTGTcacagggtgggcaggggctggctgggggcagctcacccagggcagcagctgctgctcacttgGGCACTTCTTGTCTTTCCTGGCCCTCAGCACTGTAAGTTAACACTCCACAGGCAGGTCCAAAGAGGATTTCAACGAAACCTGAAGCTTGGGAGGAGAGATTATGCTGCAGAAGTGGCCTGGGAGACTGTAAAATATGCACTCCCACGATCGCCAAAGAAGGAACTGGATTTGCTCCTTGGGGAGCAGGGTcatccctgggctcagcaaTAGTGTCTGAGGGGGGAGATTAATGCCTTGAAGATGGGTCACCCCCTTCTatctcagcccagcccagctgagtcTCCCCAGAACCGTGGGAGTGCCTGCTCTCCCAAAATTATATGTCTTCTGGTAGGTGACTGCTTTTTGCCAACCAGGTTTAGGACAGATGTCTGTGAAAATACCCCCAGCACAGCTGACCCTTCACTTACACAAAGCAGCACCTGGGAGACTAAAGGAATAGAGTGGCCTTTCCAAAAGCATTTGTGCTCCCCCATCATCCCCTGCCTGTGCtccaggctgagggagctgctggcagcctcTGTTCCACAGGGTGCTGGTCTGGGGTGGCCCATTCCAGGTCCTGCAATGCCAGGAGCAGAACGGAATGCTGCCTTTGTTTTGGGTGGTTTGCTGGTTTCTGAGGCAACTGCTTCTAGAGACTGGTGAGAGACAGGCTGGGAAGATGtcttatcccatcccatcccatcccatcccatcccatcccatcccatcccatcccatcccaccccaccccaccccaccgGGCTCAGGGATGCTCTGACCTCCCCTGTGCTGGCATGGTGGTTGCTGTGGCTGAAGGCTGCCTGCTGCCCCACCAgccccctgcccttcccaggagCTCTTTTTGTGGGGCCCCTGATGCAGCTGATTTAAGTCTCTTGACATCCTGGTGAGAAAAGTCAAACTGGAAGTCTCCACTCTGCTGGAGCCTGTAAATGTGCTCACCTTTGGGATCAGGGGATCTGGAAAGGAGAAGTCCCAGTCCTTCAAGGTGTCGCTGCCAAAGTCCTGCTGGTTCTTAGCAGGGTCCTGTACCCAAGGTGCAGCCCTGGCCATGGTCCTTTCTGTGTCTCCCATCATATGACACCATCTGCCCACTCCAGCTGGGTCTGGAGGAGTGGGGAGGGGTGGTGCTTTCTGGGGCAGAGCTGAAGGAGCCCCACACAAAGCTGCTTCCCTCCTCCCTTTTTTGCCCATCTCTTGCTTTGTGCAGTGTGGCGCAAACCTTGATGTTGGCAACTTAGAGAAGCCATAAGTCAGCCCCAAGGAGATGTGGCTTCAGGCACCAGGGCAGTCCATGAACATGTGGGATCCTGACTAAGGGGCCtagagctgctcctggcagcctgCAAGTGACAGACTGCAGGACAGGCTGAAAGGGACTGTCACCATGCCAAGGTCAGATGTGCCACCGCAGCTCACGTGcccgctggggctgctgccaccctcTGCACAGCCCAAACTCCACCCCTGTGGGCTGCTTCCTGCTCCATTCTCTGGATGAAAATCCAGATCCTGTACAGTAAGTGGCTTTGGGTTTGCAAAGTGTCCCCCTGTGCCTCAATCCCTTTGAAATGAGCTGTCCCCTGCCAGCAGAAGCTCTTGGGCTGGTGTCCTCTGCTCCCTAGGCACTGATGCTTTCGCACGTGGGTGAGCACCAGTGGAGCTGAGTGCAACgccacagctcagctccctTTGCTGTCCCAGGACCAAGCTGCTTTCTCACGCTGCCCGTCTTGTCTCCCGCAGGCACATACCAGGGCCAGTTCACCAACGGCATGCGGCACGGCTACGGCGTGCGGCAGAGCGTGCCCTATGGCATGGCCTCCGTGGTGCGCTCCCCGCTGCGCACCTCGCTGTCCTCCCTGCGCAGCGAGCACAGCAATGGcaccctgccccagcaggactcgcCCGCCGCCAACCCCGAGAGCCTGCCCCTCTCGCCCACCATCACCCGCGGCGGCTTCGCACTCAGCCTCTACGCGGACGCCGAGGCCGGCAAGGCCAAGAAAGGGGGGCTCTTCCGCAGGGGCTCCTTGCTGGGCAAGCTGAAGAAGTCCGAGTCCAAGTCGTCCTTGGCCAGCCAGAAGAGCCGCGTCAGCTTCCTCAAGAGCGAGAGCGGCATCAGCTCGGCCGCCAGCGATGCCACCTCCACCGTCAGCCTGGGCGAGGGCGCCGAGGGCGAGGAGTACACCCCCTTCGAGTCCGACATCGACGCCACCACCACGGAGACCTACATGGGCGAGTGGAAGAACGACAAACGCGCCGGCTTCGGCGTCAGCGAGCGCTCCAGCGGGCTCAAGTACGAGGGCGAGTGGCTGGACAACCTGCGGCACGGCTACGGCTGCACCACGCTGCCCGACGGCAAGAAGGAGGAGGGCAAGTACCGCCACAATGTCCTGGTCAAGGGCATGAAGAAGCGTGTGATACCCCTCAAGAGCGCCAAGATCCGGCAGAAGGTGGACAGG
Coding sequences within:
- the JPH2 gene encoding junctophilin-2 isoform X1, translated to MSGGRFDFDDGGAYCGGWEGGKAHGHGICTGPKGQGEYSGSWNYGFEVVGIYTWPSGNTYEGYWSQGKRHGLGIETKGRWVYRGEWTHGFKGRYGARQSMSSGAKYEGTWNNGLQDGYGTETYADGGTYQGQFTNGMRHGYGVRQSVPYGMASVVRSPLRTSLSSLRSEHSNGTLPQQDSPAANPESLPLSPTITRGGFALSLYADAEAGKAKKGGLFRRGSLLGKLKKSESKSSLASQKSRVSFLKSESGISSAASDATSTVSLGEGAEGEEYTPFESDIDATTTETYMGEWKNDKRAGFGVSERSSGLKYEGEWLDNLRHGYGCTTLPDGKKEEGKYRHNVLVKGMKKRVIPLKSAKIRQKVDRSVEGAQRAAAIARQKSEIAASRTAHAKAKAEGSEQAAQAANNESGIARMMARELSPDFYQPGPEYQKRKLLQEIIENAEHAVNMEEEAPRPEAAPPPPTPPESPQLHEQEEPRPRASPAPSPAATPPEAKRAKAAPRQDRPLRPGSWAEAGGQAGGGSPAPSEGEGRPGSRGRGRAAEQMEIGPLQRMAREPDVELFKGYHSYAVRTSPVTPATDYEEEQFPENEPPSPEPRGEPQHRAGTPGLPREEKPSVAAEAKAEAKAEPPRPKEPQQRPSPERRAGGRAEPVANRKTEARAPGRTEPKAGAKRGPAQAAALVAAQKMEECEEGPNTIVICMVILLNIGLAILFVHFLT
- the JPH2 gene encoding junctophilin-2 isoform X2 gives rise to the protein MSGGRFDFDDGGAYCGGWEGGKAHGHGICTGPKGQGEYSGSWNYGFEVVGIYTWPSGNTYEGYWSQGKRHGLGIETKGRWVYRGEWTHGFKGRYGARQSMSSGAKYEGTWNNGLQDGYGTETYADGGIWNILLCQHSAPQGVCPSPKNVPAAWSLVPLEAGSVALIHEEVPCQNTELMRVVLGCPVAAPCAGSSHPG